From the Pseudodesulfovibrio indicus genome, the window TTGGACGGTTCGGCCCGGCTCCGTGCCGGAACGCCCCCGAACCGCTGTTTACAAACCGGCCTGAAGGCGGGTAATCAGAGGCCATGACACAGCATCTGAGCCAGAAAAAGGTCACCATCAAGGACGTCGCCAGAGAGTGCAACGTCTCCATCCAGACCGTTTCGCGCGTGTTGAACAACCGCAGCGACGTCTCCGATGCGACCCGCGACAAGGTCCAGGCGGTCATCGACGGGCTGGGCTACCAGCCGAGCATCATCGCCCGGGGCATGCGCAGGCAGAGCGACACCCTGGGCGTGATCATTTCCGGGCTCCGCTACACCGGCGTGGCCACGACCCTCAACGGCGTGGCCAGGGCCTCGGAGGAGCGGGGGTTCACCCTCATCCTCAAGGAAACGTCCTCCATGGACTGCCGCGACGTCCTGTCCTTCATCCATTCCCTGATGGCGCACCAGGTGCGCGGCATCATCTGCGCCGCCCCGCAAGTGGGCTCGAACTGGACCATCCTGCAACAATCCCTCCCGGCCAAGACCCCGCCGCTGGTCTTTCTCAAGGGCAACCCGCTGGCCGCGCCCGTGACCGTTTCCATCGACAACTATGCCGCGGGATACAAGATCACCCGGCACCTCATAGATCGGGGGTACACCCGCATCGCCCACATCAACGGCCCGAGGGACTGGTGGGAATCCATCGAGCGGGAGCGCGGGTGGCGGCAGGCCCTGATCGAAGCCGGCTTGCCCGTCCACGACCGGGCCGTGGTCGCCGGCGACTGGTCGCCCGCGTCCGGCAGGGAGAGCTACCTCCGCCTCCTGAAAGGCTACCCCGAAATGGACGCCGTATTCGCGGCCAACGACCAGATGGCGCTGGGCGTGCTGCACGAGGCCGGACTGCGCGGTGTGAACGTTCCCGAATCCTTGGGCGTCGCGGGCATGGACGACATCCCGGAGTCGGCGTTTTTCACCCCGGCGCTGACCACGATCCGGCAGAATTTCCACCAATTGGGCGACCTGGCGGTCCGCAAGCTCCTGTACCTTGCGGGCACCACTCCGGATGACGAATGCGTTGCCAAAGACACGATCATCATCCAGCCGGAGGTGATCGCGCGCCAATCCACCAACAGGAACGGAGAGTGAGCATGATGGAGAACGGCAGACGCATCGGCGTCCTGTGGGACATGGACGGCGTCATCGTGGACAGCGGCGAAGCCCATTACGTTTCCTGGCAGGCGTCCCTGAAACGATACGGCCTTCCCTGCACCCGGGAGTTCTTTGACGAGACCTTCGGCATGAACAACAGGGGGATCATCTCCCTGCTCCTGAAACGCGACGCGACCGACGAGGAAGTGGACGCCATCGGCGGTCTGAAGGAAGAGCTTTTTCGGCAGGACATCAAGGGCAACATCGCCCCCCTGCCCGGCGTGGTCGAATGGCTCGAGCGGTTCAAACGGGCGGGATTTCCCCAGGCCGTGGCCTCTTCGGCGCCTCAGGAAAACATCGACGCCATCATCGACGGCATCGGTCTGCGTGCGTCGTTTCAGGCGCTGGTCTCCGGCTCCGCGCTGCCCGGCAAGCCGGACCCGAGCACGTTCCTGTTGGCCGCCGAGCGCCTGGGCCTGCCGCCCTCCGAATGCCTGGTCATCGAAGACGCCAAGGTCGGCGTCCAGGCGGCCAAGGCGGCGGGCATGCGGTGCCTGGCCGTGTGCACCACGCACCGGGCGGAAGAACTGGCGAAAGCGGACCTGGTCCTCAAGGGGCTGGCCGACCTGACCTCCGACGCCGTGGGAACGCTGTTCCCCTGATTCAGCACCCCGTCTCAGTCGCGCTCATCCGGCTCGCACGGGACGCCGGGCAGGAGGATGGTGAACTCGCAGCCTCCCGCCTCCCTGTTCTTGACCTCGATGGAGCCGTTGTACTTGCTGATGATGCCGTAGCTCACCGAAAGCCCGAGCCCGAGATTGGTGTCCTTGCCGAGCTTTGACGAATAGAACGGCAGAAAGATGTTGCTCGGGTCCTCGTCGAGGATGCCGCACCCGTCGTCCATGAACCGGATGCGGGCCAGGGGCTTTCCGCCCTCCTCCACCATGTCGGTTTCGATGCGGATGGTTCCCGCGTCGCCGGCCGCCTCGAAGCTGTTTCTGAAGAGATTTAGCAGGACCTGCTTGATCTCGTTCTTTCTGGCCTCGACCACCACAGGACAATCGGGCGGCGAAAACCGGATCTCGATGTTGCGCCGCCGCGCGTCGATCCGAAGCAGGGCGATGATGGACAGCAGCAGCTCGCTGATGTCGATCTCCTCGATGACCACACGGGTTCGGTCGGAAAACGAGATCAGGTTGCTGACGATCTGCTTGATGTCCTCCAACTCTTCCTCGATGAGGTCGATGGTCTCGGCCACCTGCGTCTTTTCGAGGTTGAACTTCAGATAATTCAGGTGATTATAAATAATCTCCAAGGGGTTGTTGATCTCGTGGGCAACGCCCGCCGAGAGGATGCCCACCGAGGCCAGCTTCTCGGCCATGGTCAATTGCTGGCGCAGCGTTTCCTGCCGGGAGATGTCCTCGACGATGAGGATGTTGCCGATGAAGAACGCGCCGTCGCCGATGGGCAGGATCTTGATGTCCGCCGTGGTCTCCTTTTCACCGACCGTGGTGGGCACGGCATAAAACGCCGCCTCCCGCTGCTCCGCGAACGCGCCCTTGATCAGGGGCAGCGCTTTGCCGTCGCCCAGGGGAAACAGGTCGTCGATGCGGAGTTTCCTGTAGTCGGCATCGCCGAGCTCGAAATAATTCCGGCCATTGTCGTTGATCATCTTGATGCGGTTGTCGTTGTCCACGACCACAAGGTTGATCGGCAGCTTTTGCAGGATGGCCTCGTTGTAGCGCAGGAGCTGATAGAACTCGCGCGAGTCCCCGGCCTTGGCATGCTCGGCCAGCTGGCTGTAGCACAGCTTGATCAGGTTGACCTTGTCCACGTTCTCGATGGATTCGGTGACGATGGTCTTGCCGTTGCGCAGGATGGTCACCCTGTCGGCCAGCGACGCCACCTCGTCGATGCCGTGGGCAAGGCAGAGGATGGCCGTGCCCTCCTCCTTCAAGGCGGCCAGGACGTGAAGCACCTTGTCCAGGTCCTCGGCGGACAGCTGCTCCAGGATGGCGTCCAGCACCAGAAGGCGCGGCTTGCGCAGGACGCTCCGCAGGAAATAGACGATGAGCTGCTCCGACGGACGCAATTCCTGAACCAGGGTCTCCGGGGAAAAATCGAAGCCGTACTTCTTCAGGATGTCCCCGCATTCCCGGTGCCACGCCCGTTTCTTGAAGAAAAACGGTTTGCTCTTGATCAGGTCGGGTATGAGCAGATTGTCGGTCACGGTCAGGCAGTTGATAAGATGGGTCTCCTGGCAGACCAGCTCGATCTTGAGTTTCCTCGCCTCCCGCTGACTCAGGTTGGGGTATGCGG encodes:
- a CDS encoding HAD family hydrolase, coding for MMENGRRIGVLWDMDGVIVDSGEAHYVSWQASLKRYGLPCTREFFDETFGMNNRGIISLLLKRDATDEEVDAIGGLKEELFRQDIKGNIAPLPGVVEWLERFKRAGFPQAVASSAPQENIDAIIDGIGLRASFQALVSGSALPGKPDPSTFLLAAERLGLPPSECLVIEDAKVGVQAAKAAGMRCLAVCTTHRAEELAKADLVLKGLADLTSDAVGTLFP
- a CDS encoding LacI family DNA-binding transcriptional regulator codes for the protein MTQHLSQKKVTIKDVARECNVSIQTVSRVLNNRSDVSDATRDKVQAVIDGLGYQPSIIARGMRRQSDTLGVIISGLRYTGVATTLNGVARASEERGFTLILKETSSMDCRDVLSFIHSLMAHQVRGIICAAPQVGSNWTILQQSLPAKTPPLVFLKGNPLAAPVTVSIDNYAAGYKITRHLIDRGYTRIAHINGPRDWWESIERERGWRQALIEAGLPVHDRAVVAGDWSPASGRESYLRLLKGYPEMDAVFAANDQMALGVLHEAGLRGVNVPESLGVAGMDDIPESAFFTPALTTIRQNFHQLGDLAVRKLLYLAGTTPDDECVAKDTIIIQPEVIARQSTNRNGE
- a CDS encoding ATP-binding protein — its product is MPENGPGEAVLRLEDVACGVGHIHALRNVNLDIGPGEFHVVIGDHGAGKSSLANLTAGLLRLNSGRRFYNGTAYPNLSQREARKLKIELVCQETHLINCLTVTDNLLIPDLIKSKPFFFKKRAWHRECGDILKKYGFDFSPETLVQELRPSEQLIVYFLRSVLRKPRLLVLDAILEQLSAEDLDKVLHVLAALKEEGTAILCLAHGIDEVASLADRVTILRNGKTIVTESIENVDKVNLIKLCYSQLAEHAKAGDSREFYQLLRYNEAILQKLPINLVVVDNDNRIKMINDNGRNYFELGDADYRKLRIDDLFPLGDGKALPLIKGAFAEQREAAFYAVPTTVGEKETTADIKILPIGDGAFFIGNILIVEDISRQETLRQQLTMAEKLASVGILSAGVAHEINNPLEIIYNHLNYLKFNLEKTQVAETIDLIEEELEDIKQIVSNLISFSDRTRVVIEEIDISELLLSIIALLRIDARRRNIEIRFSPPDCPVVVEARKNEIKQVLLNLFRNSFEAAGDAGTIRIETDMVEEGGKPLARIRFMDDGCGILDEDPSNIFLPFYSSKLGKDTNLGLGLSVSYGIISKYNGSIEVKNREAGGCEFTILLPGVPCEPDERD